One window of Flavobacterium ammonificans genomic DNA carries:
- a CDS encoding DNA adenine methylase has translation MKPLVKYRGGKSKEIPHLIKHIPQFSGKYIEPFFGGGALFFHLEPKKAIINDINSKLISFYLGVKDNFELLKTELSEIEKVYATNRKKFEELKSKTPNERVDDENEPLYYQIRDMFNDLTEKRYSEALLYFFINKTAYSGMIRYNSKGEFNVPYGRYANLNTSLVTKAHNNLLNKTEIYNLDYSEIFRMADKDDFMFLDPPYDCVFSDYGNVEHKDGFNERNHIELANQYKQLKCKALMVIGRTPLTEKLYGEMIVDEYEKSYAVNIRNRFKSEASHILISNYGNVAKKHFPQLEFEKELAL, from the coding sequence ATGAAACCACTCGTAAAATACAGAGGAGGGAAATCTAAAGAAATTCCCCATTTGATTAAACATATTCCGCAGTTTAGCGGGAAATATATTGAGCCATTTTTTGGAGGAGGTGCGTTATTCTTTCATTTAGAACCCAAGAAAGCAATCATTAACGATATTAACTCAAAACTAATTTCATTTTATTTAGGTGTAAAAGACAATTTTGAACTTCTCAAAACTGAATTATCAGAAATCGAAAAAGTTTATGCAACAAATCGCAAAAAGTTTGAAGAGTTGAAAAGCAAAACACCAAATGAACGTGTAGATGACGAAAACGAACCTCTTTATTACCAAATCAGAGATATGTTCAACGATTTGACAGAAAAAAGGTATTCAGAAGCTTTGCTATATTTCTTCATCAACAAAACAGCATATTCGGGAATGATTCGCTATAACTCAAAAGGAGAATTTAATGTACCATATGGAAGATATGCTAACTTAAACACTTCTTTGGTTACTAAAGCACATAACAACCTACTTAATAAAACAGAAATTTACAATCTTGATTATTCAGAAATATTTAGAATGGCAGATAAAGATGATTTTATGTTTTTAGACCCACCGTATGATTGTGTTTTTTCAGATTATGGTAATGTTGAACACAAAGACGGATTTAATGAAAGAAATCACATTGAGTTAGCCAATCAGTATAAGCAACTTAAATGTAAGGCACTTATGGTTATTGGAAGAACACCATTAACAGAAAAGTTATATGGTGAAATGATTGTTGACGAATATGAAAAATCTTATGCAGTGAATATTAGAAATAGATTTAAATCAGAAGCAAGCCATATTTTGATTTCAAATTACGGTAACGTTGCTAAAAAACATTTCCCACAACTAGAATTTGAAAAAGAATTAGCACTATAA
- a CDS encoding helix-turn-helix domain-containing protein: MSTIFGNRIKTLREEKQIPQRQLAAALEIDTATYCKIEKGDRRAKREQVTILSELLEVDSKELIRLWSADKVYDIIAEEEEATQILNVVAESIVEYKRKTAKI, from the coding sequence ATGTCAACAATCTTTGGAAATAGAATAAAGACTCTTCGAGAGGAGAAACAAATCCCTCAACGACAGTTGGCTGCTGCTTTAGAAATAGACACAGCAACATACTGTAAGATTGAAAAAGGCGACAGACGGGCAAAGAGAGAACAAGTAACTATTCTTTCAGAATTGCTTGAAGTTGATTCAAAAGAGTTAATTCGTTTATGGTCGGCAGACAAAGTTTATGACATTATTGCCGAAGAAGAAGAAGCAACGCAAATTTTAAATGTAGTTGCAGAAAGCATTGTCGAATATAAACGAAAAACTGCGAAAATATGA
- a CDS encoding TonB-dependent receptor gives MIKIFQNTVFYSFALLFVQFGVAQKKNEKIRTEEVNVVKSYTPTISDAFKIKETPALNDEVNSAKETVKYSIFSFPVASTFTPSKGGAESVEKEELGRFYKSYATLGAGNYGTINAELFVTQDLNSEEYVAGMFRHLSSQGGIKGVDLDNAFYDTSLDLTYGAEAKELSWNVNLGYQNQIYNWYGLPTAFMNLISPTTKTSLINSIDPRQVYNTIALDSKIEFNESILEAASFRFAHFSDAFGSSENRFYAKPSFKFNAFGKEIKLNAIVDYLGGQLDENYTKTNLNPIEYRFTNFGISPSYELEKDDWTMRLGVGMYYSLGGKSSTNKMYFYPQVSASHKVVGDLMIFYAGAEGGLDQNSYLNFVDQNPFLSPTSIISPTDRKYDVFAGLKGKLAATISYNIRGSYSNENNKALFKSNDFSAELTNQPYAFGNSLQVVFDRVKTARLFGEIKADLSEALRFGANGTIAFYNTESQEEAWNLPAIQLNANVDYTINSKWYAGADVFFVGSRKDLQINRDIAYIQIYPPVYNNAPTTLKSFVDLNAHLSYKHSERLTGFLKANNIANQMYERWLNFPVQGFQLVVGANYKFDF, from the coding sequence ATGATAAAAATTTTTCAAAATACAGTCTTTTATTCTTTTGCTTTATTATTTGTTCAATTTGGCGTAGCACAGAAAAAAAACGAAAAAATAAGAACTGAAGAAGTTAATGTGGTAAAATCATATACTCCAACAATTTCTGATGCTTTTAAAATTAAAGAGACACCTGCTTTGAATGACGAAGTTAACTCGGCTAAAGAGACTGTGAAATATAGTATTTTTTCTTTTCCAGTGGCATCTACTTTTACTCCTTCAAAAGGAGGTGCTGAAAGTGTTGAGAAAGAAGAATTAGGACGTTTTTATAAAAGTTATGCTACATTGGGAGCTGGTAATTATGGAACCATAAATGCCGAGTTATTTGTTACTCAAGATTTAAATTCAGAGGAATATGTGGCGGGTATGTTTCGCCATTTGTCTTCTCAAGGCGGAATTAAAGGTGTGGATTTAGATAATGCATTTTATGATACTTCTTTGGATCTAACTTATGGAGCAGAGGCTAAAGAGTTGTCTTGGAATGTGAATTTAGGGTACCAAAATCAAATCTATAATTGGTATGGATTACCAACGGCTTTTATGAATTTGATTTCCCCTACAACAAAGACTAGTTTGATTAACTCGATTGATCCTAGACAGGTTTATAATACGATTGCTTTGGATTCCAAAATAGAGTTTAACGAAAGTATTTTGGAAGCAGCAAGCTTCAGGTTTGCTCATTTTTCAGATGCTTTTGGTTCATCAGAAAATCGATTCTATGCCAAACCCTCATTTAAGTTCAACGCTTTTGGCAAAGAAATCAAGTTAAATGCTATCGTAGATTATTTAGGCGGTCAGTTGGATGAAAATTATACAAAAACCAATTTGAATCCTATTGAATATCGTTTCACCAATTTCGGAATTTCTCCTAGTTATGAATTAGAGAAAGACGATTGGACTATGCGTTTGGGTGTGGGAATGTATTATAGTTTAGGCGGAAAAAGCAGTACAAATAAGATGTACTTCTATCCGCAAGTTTCAGCCTCACACAAAGTAGTGGGAGATTTAATGATTTTTTATGCTGGAGCAGAAGGGGGCTTGGATCAAAACTCGTATTTGAATTTTGTAGATCAAAATCCGTTTCTATCGCCAACTTCTATTATAAGTCCAACAGACAGAAAATATGATGTTTTTGCCGGTTTAAAAGGTAAATTGGCAGCTACAATTAGCTACAATATTAGAGGTTCATACAGCAATGAAAATAATAAAGCCTTGTTTAAAAGCAATGATTTCTCTGCTGAATTGACTAACCAGCCGTATGCTTTTGGAAACTCACTTCAAGTTGTTTTTGATCGAGTTAAAACAGCTCGCCTTTTTGGAGAAATAAAAGCAGATCTGTCTGAGGCTTTGCGTTTTGGAGCCAATGGGACAATCGCTTTTTACAATACAGAATCACAAGAAGAGGCGTGGAATTTACCGGCGATACAATTGAATGCGAATGTAGATTATACTATTAATTCCAAATGGTATGCTGGGGCAGATGTATTTTTTGTAGGTTCACGAAAAGATTTACAAATTAATAGAGATATCGCTTATATTCAAATTTACCCGCCAGTTTATAATAACGCTCCAACTACCTTAAAATCGTTTGTGGATTTGAATGCTCATTTAAGTTACAAACACAGCGAGCGATTGACTGGTTTTTTGAAAGCCAATAATATTGCCAATCAGATGTATGAAAGATGGTTGAATTTTCCTGTTCAAGGTTTTCAATTGGTAGTGGGAGCGAATTATAAATTTGATTTTTAA
- a CDS encoding tetratricopeptide repeat protein: MRILSGILFTLFFCGTFSVSAQKSSIYNSNLKEYETAVSLFNAGQFGNAKLVFDRLNSGSLHPELQSDLMYYTAICAIRERQPNAGVLMERFINNYPTSTKKNTSYLEIGHFYFQQENYEKALTWYDQVDEMYLAASESEKYNFQKAYSFFITKNKKEATTYFNKVVESENYGSQAKYYLGFMAYEGDDYKQATKYFDAVSNEGKYKERMSYYQSDMNFKSGNFQKAIDLGVAALPKSSVEEQSELNKIIGESYFNLKDYAKAIDYLKLYEGKNGKWTNTDFYQLGFAYYQQKEFQNAVSQFNKIIDGKDFIAQNGFYHLGQSYLSLNKKQEALNAFKNASEMDFDNLLKEESSLNYAKLSYEIGNSYESVPKILLSYLEQFPQSSSASSIRKLLVDSYISSKNYKGALLILEKNESQENKLAYQKVLFYSGLQSFTDGEYQLALQQFEKAIGQQKDAFITARATFWKGETQFVLDDFKNALLSFKQFLTYSEATTTPEFSNCNYNIAYAYFKMKEYDQSGNYFQKQIEKGTDKVRLNDAYLRLADCRFVTSKYGSAMEAYAKVIEQKSVDADYALYQRSLSFGFIGKNDKKIESLVSFLEQYPKSEYRDDALFELGNTYVTLNKDDQAIKTYDQLIVEYGNGSFVSKSILRQGLVYYNAEKDEKALAKFKKVVADFPKSSEALEAVSTARLIYVENGKVDEYAAWVRTLDFVAVTDADLDNDTYESAEKQYQQSNTSEAISGFASYLTVFPKGIHALQAHFYLGQLRYATGLEEKAATNYDYVIAEPRNEFTEPSLVRLAQIVLKSKEVDKAIVVLTRIENEADLLSNKTFAQANLMKLYYDKKDYANAVVYAEKVLDNPKIEVDVKNDAQIVVARSAMETGDEAKAKAGYEKLISSQGELGAEALYYEAYFKNKAANYEESNASVQQLAKNYSDYKWYGAKGLLLMASNFYALKDSYQATFILETIIKNFSEYPEIVSKAQADLDTIKVEESKTNSSIIKE, from the coding sequence ATGCGTATACTTTCTGGGATTTTATTCACCCTATTTTTTTGTGGAACTTTTTCGGTTTCAGCTCAAAAGTCATCCATATACAATTCCAATTTAAAAGAGTATGAAACTGCGGTTTCTCTTTTCAATGCGGGGCAATTTGGGAATGCTAAATTGGTGTTTGATCGTTTAAATTCCGGTTCACTCCATCCAGAGTTACAATCTGATTTAATGTATTACACGGCAATATGTGCGATTCGCGAACGCCAACCCAATGCAGGTGTTTTGATGGAGCGATTTATAAATAATTATCCAACGAGTACCAAGAAAAATACGTCTTATTTAGAAATTGGGCATTTTTATTTTCAACAAGAGAATTATGAAAAAGCATTGACTTGGTACGATCAAGTAGATGAAATGTATTTGGCCGCTAGCGAAAGCGAGAAATACAATTTTCAAAAAGCATATAGTTTTTTTATTACCAAGAACAAAAAAGAGGCTACGACTTATTTTAATAAAGTTGTAGAAAGTGAAAATTACGGATCGCAAGCCAAATATTATTTGGGTTTTATGGCTTATGAAGGTGATGATTATAAACAAGCTACCAAGTATTTTGATGCAGTATCCAATGAGGGAAAATACAAGGAACGCATGTCCTATTACCAATCGGATATGAATTTTAAATCAGGAAACTTTCAAAAGGCTATTGATTTAGGAGTTGCAGCACTACCAAAATCTTCTGTTGAAGAACAATCAGAACTGAATAAGATTATTGGCGAAAGCTATTTTAATTTAAAAGATTATGCCAAAGCAATCGACTATTTAAAGTTGTATGAGGGTAAAAATGGAAAATGGACGAATACTGATTTTTATCAATTGGGATTTGCATACTATCAGCAAAAAGAGTTTCAGAACGCAGTATCTCAGTTTAACAAAATTATTGACGGTAAAGATTTTATTGCGCAAAACGGCTTTTACCATTTAGGACAAAGTTATTTGAGTTTAAATAAGAAACAAGAAGCGCTAAATGCTTTTAAAAATGCTTCTGAAATGGATTTTGATAATTTATTAAAAGAAGAATCGAGTTTGAATTATGCGAAATTGAGTTACGAAATTGGAAATTCGTATGAGAGTGTTCCTAAAATTTTACTTTCTTATTTAGAACAGTTTCCTCAAAGTTCAAGCGCATCTTCCATCCGAAAATTGCTAGTTGATTCTTATATTTCTTCAAAAAACTACAAAGGAGCGTTGCTTATTTTGGAAAAAAATGAGAGTCAAGAGAATAAATTGGCCTATCAAAAAGTTCTTTTCTACAGTGGATTGCAATCTTTTACAGATGGAGAGTATCAACTAGCTTTACAACAGTTTGAAAAAGCGATTGGTCAACAAAAAGATGCTTTTATAACTGCTAGAGCTACGTTTTGGAAAGGAGAAACTCAATTTGTATTAGATGATTTTAAAAATGCCTTGTTGTCATTCAAACAGTTTCTTACTTATAGCGAAGCAACAACAACTCCTGAGTTCAGCAATTGCAATTACAATATTGCTTATGCGTATTTTAAAATGAAAGAGTACGATCAGTCAGGAAATTATTTTCAAAAACAAATTGAAAAAGGCACAGACAAAGTGCGTTTGAATGATGCCTATTTACGCCTTGCTGATTGCCGCTTTGTAACATCCAAATACGGTTCGGCTATGGAGGCTTATGCCAAAGTAATTGAGCAAAAAAGTGTGGATGCGGATTATGCGCTTTATCAACGAAGTTTGTCTTTTGGTTTCATTGGAAAAAATGATAAAAAAATCGAAAGTCTAGTTTCGTTTTTAGAGCAGTATCCAAAATCAGAATACCGCGATGATGCTTTATTTGAATTAGGGAATACGTATGTCACTTTAAACAAAGATGATCAAGCAATAAAAACTTATGACCAATTAATCGTAGAATATGGAAACGGTTCGTTTGTTTCAAAATCAATATTAAGACAAGGTCTAGTGTATTACAATGCAGAGAAAGATGAAAAGGCACTGGCGAAATTCAAAAAGGTAGTAGCTGATTTTCCAAAATCTTCCGAAGCATTAGAGGCGGTATCAACTGCCCGTTTGATTTATGTAGAAAATGGAAAAGTAGATGAATATGCTGCTTGGGTAAGAACATTAGATTTTGTAGCTGTAACTGATGCCGATTTGGATAATGATACCTACGAGTCTGCAGAAAAGCAATACCAACAAAGTAATACTTCTGAAGCGATTAGTGGTTTCGCTTCTTATTTAACTGTTTTTCCAAAAGGAATTCATGCTTTACAAGCGCACTTTTATTTGGGGCAATTGCGTTATGCAACTGGTTTAGAGGAAAAAGCAGCAACTAATTATGACTATGTTATTGCAGAGCCTCGTAATGAATTTACTGAGCCTTCATTGGTTCGTTTGGCTCAAATTGTATTGAAATCAAAGGAGGTTGATAAGGCAATAGTAGTTTTAACTCGAATTGAGAACGAAGCGGATTTGCTATCCAACAAAACATTTGCGCAAGCAAATTTGATGAAATTGTATTACGATAAAAAAGACTATGCTAATGCTGTTGTGTATGCAGAAAAAGTGTTGGATAATCCTAAAATTGAAGTTGATGTAAAAAATGATGCGCAAATTGTAGTGGCTCGATCCGCAATGGAGACTGGTGATGAAGCCAAAGCTAAGGCAGGTTATGAAAAATTGATTTCATCTCAAGGAGAGTTAGGAGCAGAGGCCTTGTATTATGAGGCTTATTTCAAAAATAAAGCAGCTAACTATGAAGAATCGAATGCATCAGTGCAACAATTAGCAAAAAATTATTCTGATTATAAATGGTATGGTGCCAAAGGTTTGTTGTTAATGGCATCCAATTTTTATGCTTTGAAGGACAGTTACCAGGCTACATTCATATTGGAAACCATTATTAAAAATTTTTCTGAATATCCTGAAATTGTGTCTAAAGCGCAAGCAGATTTAGATACTATTAAAGTAGAGGAGTCAAAAACAAATTCATCTATAATTAAAGAATAG
- a CDS encoding cell division ATP-binding protein FtsE translates to MSQSILSLRNATIYQEGRVILSDVNLEVKQGEFIYVIGKTGSGKSSLLKTLYADLELKEGAGHIVDFDLATLKEDDIPFLRRKIGIVFQDFKLLPDRSVKDNMLFVLKATGWTDTPEMLQKIDEVLDKVGMKDFATKMPHQLSGGEQQRVAIARALLNDPELILADEPTGNLDPQTSAEVLEVLRKINENGKTVLMSTHDYALLVKFPFKTLKCEDAKIFEVVQKTA, encoded by the coding sequence ATGTCACAATCCATTTTATCTTTAAGAAACGCAACAATATATCAAGAAGGAAGAGTCATTTTATCTGATGTAAACCTTGAAGTAAAGCAAGGCGAATTCATTTATGTAATTGGCAAAACCGGCTCAGGGAAAAGTAGTTTATTGAAGACTTTGTATGCCGATTTGGAACTTAAAGAAGGTGCAGGACATATTGTAGATTTTGATTTGGCTACTTTAAAAGAAGATGATATCCCTTTTTTGAGAAGAAAAATCGGAATTGTTTTTCAAGATTTTAAATTATTACCTGATCGTTCTGTAAAAGACAATATGCTTTTTGTTTTGAAAGCAACAGGTTGGACAGATACTCCTGAAATGCTTCAAAAAATTGATGAAGTATTAGATAAAGTGGGAATGAAAGATTTTGCTACTAAAATGCCGCACCAACTTTCAGGCGGAGAACAACAACGTGTAGCTATTGCAAGAGCCTTATTAAATGACCCCGAATTAATTTTAGCCGATGAACCAACAGGTAACTTGGATCCACAAACTAGTGCTGAAGTTTTAGAAGTACTTCGTAAAATTAATGAGAATGGAAAAACAGTATTAATGTCAACTCACGATTACGCATTATTAGTTAAATTCCCATTTAAAACGTTGAAATGTGAAGATGCTAAAATTTTTGAAGTAGTTCAAAAAACAGCATAA